A stretch of the Thunnus thynnus chromosome 7, fThuThy2.1, whole genome shotgun sequence genome encodes the following:
- the pde9ac gene encoding high affinity cGMP-specific 3',5'-cyclic phosphodiesterase 9A isoform X2 encodes MGSSSSSYAPKTIYLDVDGKVQKVVFSRHCSPCDIKELLCSSSNIPRNTAIMMVDPEGALVSIDPTMPTNSPNSLYKIIPLSTGQLGEKEDMFQNVLSQVAEQFSRAFRINELKTEVTNRLAMLEKRVELEGLKVVEIEKCKNDLKKLRDEMTSRVNCPCKYNFSDDGKKVTPRRDVPSYPKYTLSQETVEALKKPTFDVWHWEHNEMLSCLEYMYHDLGLVKEFNMNPITLKRWLLAIQENYRNNPFHNFRHCFCVSQMMYGMIHLCNLQEKLTLTDMGILMTAAVCHDLDHPGYNNTYQINARTELAVRYNDISPLENHHCAVAFQILSLPECNIFANVDPEAFKQIRQAIITLILATDMARHGEILDSFKQKVDNFDFTNEEHVTCLKMVLIKCCDISNEVRPTEVAEPWVDCLLEEYFMQSDREKSEGLPVAPFMDRDKVTKPTAQIGFIKFVLIPMFETVMKLFPQIEEIMVQPLRDSRDHYEELKQIDDAMTEAQKKKTENMSLGGKKK; translated from the exons ATGggctccagctcctcctcctatGCCCCCAAAACCATTTATCTGGATGTGGATGGGAAGGTGCAAAAG GTGGTGTTCAGTCGGCACTGCAGTCCCTGCGACATCAAGGAGCTTCTATGTTCCTCATCCAACATTCCCAG GAACACTGCCATCATGATGGTGGATCCAGAAGGTGCCTTGGTCTCCATAGATCCCACCATGCCCACCAACTCTCCAAA CTCTCTGTACAAAATCATCCCCCTGTCTACCGGTCAGCTTGGAG AGAAGGAGGATATGTTTCAGAACGTGTTGTCCCAGGTGGCTGAGCAGTTCAGCAG AGCCTTTCGCATCAATGAGCTGAAGACTGAGGTCACCAACAGGCTAGCCATGCTGGAGAAGAGAGTGGAAT TGGAGGGCCTGAAGGTGGTGGAAATtgagaagtgtaaaaatgatctGAAGAAGCTACGAGATGAGATGACTTCACGAG TAAACTGCCCATGCAAATACAACTTCTCAGATGATGGGAAGAAGGTCACTCCTAGACGAGATGTCCCCAGTTATCCAAAG TACACACTGTCTCAGGAGACTGTTGAGGCACTGAAGAAGCCAACATTTGATGTCTGGCATTGGGAACACAATGAG ATGCTGAGCTGTCTGGAGTATATGTACCATGACTTGGGACTGGTGAAAGAATTCAACATGAACCCTATCACACTGAAACGCTGGCTG TTGGCCATTCAGGAGAACTACCGAAACAACCCTTTCCACAACTTTCGTCATTGCTTCTGCGTTAGTCAGATGATGTATGGCATGATCCACCTCTGCAACCTACAG GAGAAGTTGACTCTCACAGATATGGGCATTTTAATGACAGCTGCAGTGTGTCACGACCTGGACCACCCTGGCTACAACAACAC GTACCAAATCAATGCCCGCACAGAGTTGGCAGTGCGCTACAACGACATCTCTCCACTGGAGAACCATCACTGTGCCGTGGCCTTCCAGATCCTCTCTCTTCCTGAGTGCAATATCTTTGCAAACGTGGATCCTGAAGCATTCAAACAGATTCGACAG GCAATTATCACCCTCATTCTGGCCACCGACATGGCCAGACACGGAGAGATACTAGACTCCTTTAAGCAAAAAGTGGACAACTTTGACTTCACCAACGAAGAGCATGTCACATGT ctgaaGATGGTTTTGATCAAGTGCTGTGATATTTCCAACGAAGTGAGGCCAACTGAGGTAGCTGAGCCATGGGTGGACTGTCTACTGGAGGAGTACTTCATGCAG AGTGACAGGGAGAAGTCTGAGGGTCTTCCTGTGGCCCCCTTCATGGACAGAGATAAAGTCACCAAACCCACTGCTCAGATTGGATTCATCAAGTTTGTCCTCATCCCAATGTTTGAAACTGTCATGAAG CTTTTCCCTCAGATTGAGGAGATCATGGTTCAGCCTTTGAGAGACTCTCGTGACCACTATGAGGAGCTGAAACAGATTGACGATGCCATGACAGAG gcacagaagaaaaaaactgaaaatatgtcatTAGGCGGGAAGAAGAAGTAA
- the hepacama gene encoding hepatic and glial cell adhesion molecule a, with protein sequence MKVERKTSSTGNSFTDIPPLLTLFGLLLLLFTGEVSGVNVTSQTQLVRGTVGKEALLSVSYSSSSSDKPVIKWQLKRDKEKPITVVQSIGIDIIGNLRPEYRNRILVFENGSLLLHNLQLSDEGAYEVEISITDDTFTGEHYIELTVDVPVSRPYIQMMASSVLEYSEHFHLHCSHDNGTKPIYSWLKGGKVLSNDSRLQLSHDQKVLTISRVLMSDDDIYACTVDNPISSMKSMAVKLTVYRRSSLYIILSTGGIFLLITLVTVCACWKPSKKKHRPVPQRAPIYVEQSENGHDVDVVPKPTTLGRRSPMPLYVLNEDETLERLEECSSNTFSQSEMSIPATYAPVLPPSSNRTERPIWTAPRRYPRSPSPLAQPLPQPLPGPPLRPLRSPAHSPGSSPRSFSPIRKVRPPVGIPTSHLPVEAECVDPSDQTHCPPQQ encoded by the exons ATGAAGGTGGAGAGGAAGACCTCCTCTACAGGCAACAGTTTTACTGACATTCCTCCACTACTGACGCTCTttggcctcctcctccttctcttcacAG GTGAGGTGTCAGGGGTCAATGTGACCAGCCAAACCCAGTTGGTGAGGGGCACGGTGGGGAAAGAGGCCCTGTTGTCAGTCAGCtactccagcagcagctccgACAAGCCTGTAATTAAGTGGCAGCTGAAGCGGGACAAAGAGAAACCTATTACTGTTGTGCAGTCCATAGGAATCGACATCATAGGGAACCTGAGGCCAGAATATCGCAACCGGATCCTGGTGTTCGAGAATGGCTCACTGCTGCTTCACAACCTGCAGCTGTCAGACGAAGGGGCGTACGAAGTGGAGATCTCCATCACGGATGACACCTTCACTGGAGAGCACTATATTGAGCTCACTGTGGATG TACCTGTGTCCAGACCTTACATCCAGATGATGGCTTCATCTGTCCTGGAGTACAGCGAGCACTTCCACCTGCACTGTTCCCACGATAATGGCACAAAGCCCATCTACAGTTGGCTGAAGGGAGGCAAGGTGCTATCCAATGACTCACGCCTGCAGCTTTCACACGACCAAAAGGTGCTGACCATCTCGCGCGTTCTGATGTCAGACGATGACATTTACGCCTGCACAGTGGACAACCCCATCAGCAGCATGAAGAGCATGGCTGTCAAGCTCACTGTCTACA GAAGGAGCTCGCTATACATCATCCTGTCCACCGGGGGCATATTCCTCCTAATCACCCTGGTGACAGTGTGTGCCTGTTGGAAACCTTCCAA aaagaaacataGACCTGTCCCCCAGAGAGCTCCCATCTATGTAGAGCAGAGTGAAAATGGCCATGATG ttgatGTTGTACCCAAACCAACCACACTTGGTCGAAGGAGTCCCATGCCTCTGTATGTTCTCAACGAAGAT GAGACCCTCGAGCGTTTGGAAGAATGTTCTAGTAATaccttcagccaatcagaaatgaGTATCCCTGCTACCTATGCCCCAGTCCTTCCCCCCTCCTCCAACAGAACTGAGCGGCCCATCTGGACTGCCCCACGCAGGTACCCCCGCAGCCCCTCTCCACTGGCACAACCTCTCCCACAACCCCTTCCAGGTCCTCCCCTACGCCCTCTACGCTCCCCCGCTCACTCCCCCGGTTCATCTCCACGCAGTTTCAGCCCGATCAGAAAAGTTCGTCCACCAGTGGGCATCCCAACCAGCCACCTGCCTGTAGAGGCAGAGTGTGTAGACCCCAGTGATCAGACTCACTGTCCACCCCAGCAGTGA
- the spa17 gene encoding neurogranin isoform X5 — protein sequence MDCHNEECSRPQEEEDIMDIPLDDPEANRAAAKIQAGFRGHMTRKKMKPEDKAEGEERQEDRGQ from the exons ATGGACTGTCACAAT GAGGAGTGTAGCCGGccccaggaggaggaggacatcATGGACATCCCCCTGGATGACCCCGAGGCCAACAGGGCTGCTGCCAAGATCCAGGCTGGCTTCCGTGGTCACATGACCCGTAAGAAGATGAAGCCGGAGGACAAAgcagagggggaggag agACAGGAGGATCGGGGGCAGTAG
- the spa17 gene encoding neurogranin isoform X4, whose protein sequence is MDCHNEECSRPQEEEDIMDIPLDDPEANRAAAKIQAGFRGHMTRKKMKPEDKAEGEEVSSTGDVLNGSQGDTETGGSGAVERDDTSVPEQ, encoded by the exons ATGGACTGTCACAAT GAGGAGTGTAGCCGGccccaggaggaggaggacatcATGGACATCCCCCTGGATGACCCCGAGGCCAACAGGGCTGCTGCCAAGATCCAGGCTGGCTTCCGTGGTCACATGACCCGTAAGAAGATGAAGCCGGAGGACAAAgcagagggggaggaggtgaGCAGCACTGGGGATGTGCTCAACGGCAGCCAGGGGGACACAG agACAGGAGGATCGGGGGCAGTAGAGAGAGACGACACATCTGTGCCAGAGCAGTGA
- the pde9ac gene encoding high affinity cGMP-specific 3',5'-cyclic phosphodiesterase 9A isoform X1 yields MGSSSSSYAPKTIYLDVDGKVQKVVFSRHCSPCDIKELLCSSSNIPRNTAIMMVDPEGALVSIDPTMPTNSPNSLYKIIPLSTGQLGEKEDMFQNVLSQVAEQFSRAFRINELKTEVTNRLAMLEKRVELEGLKVVEIEKCKNDLKKLRDEMTSRGGGRVNCPCKYNFSDDGKKVTPRRDVPSYPKYTLSQETVEALKKPTFDVWHWEHNEMLSCLEYMYHDLGLVKEFNMNPITLKRWLLAIQENYRNNPFHNFRHCFCVSQMMYGMIHLCNLQEKLTLTDMGILMTAAVCHDLDHPGYNNTYQINARTELAVRYNDISPLENHHCAVAFQILSLPECNIFANVDPEAFKQIRQAIITLILATDMARHGEILDSFKQKVDNFDFTNEEHVTCLKMVLIKCCDISNEVRPTEVAEPWVDCLLEEYFMQSDREKSEGLPVAPFMDRDKVTKPTAQIGFIKFVLIPMFETVMKLFPQIEEIMVQPLRDSRDHYEELKQIDDAMTEAQKKKTENMSLGGKKK; encoded by the exons ATGggctccagctcctcctcctatGCCCCCAAAACCATTTATCTGGATGTGGATGGGAAGGTGCAAAAG GTGGTGTTCAGTCGGCACTGCAGTCCCTGCGACATCAAGGAGCTTCTATGTTCCTCATCCAACATTCCCAG GAACACTGCCATCATGATGGTGGATCCAGAAGGTGCCTTGGTCTCCATAGATCCCACCATGCCCACCAACTCTCCAAA CTCTCTGTACAAAATCATCCCCCTGTCTACCGGTCAGCTTGGAG AGAAGGAGGATATGTTTCAGAACGTGTTGTCCCAGGTGGCTGAGCAGTTCAGCAG AGCCTTTCGCATCAATGAGCTGAAGACTGAGGTCACCAACAGGCTAGCCATGCTGGAGAAGAGAGTGGAAT TGGAGGGCCTGAAGGTGGTGGAAATtgagaagtgtaaaaatgatctGAAGAAGCTACGAGATGAGATGACTTCACGAGGTGGTGGCAG AGTAAACTGCCCATGCAAATACAACTTCTCAGATGATGGGAAGAAGGTCACTCCTAGACGAGATGTCCCCAGTTATCCAAAG TACACACTGTCTCAGGAGACTGTTGAGGCACTGAAGAAGCCAACATTTGATGTCTGGCATTGGGAACACAATGAG ATGCTGAGCTGTCTGGAGTATATGTACCATGACTTGGGACTGGTGAAAGAATTCAACATGAACCCTATCACACTGAAACGCTGGCTG TTGGCCATTCAGGAGAACTACCGAAACAACCCTTTCCACAACTTTCGTCATTGCTTCTGCGTTAGTCAGATGATGTATGGCATGATCCACCTCTGCAACCTACAG GAGAAGTTGACTCTCACAGATATGGGCATTTTAATGACAGCTGCAGTGTGTCACGACCTGGACCACCCTGGCTACAACAACAC GTACCAAATCAATGCCCGCACAGAGTTGGCAGTGCGCTACAACGACATCTCTCCACTGGAGAACCATCACTGTGCCGTGGCCTTCCAGATCCTCTCTCTTCCTGAGTGCAATATCTTTGCAAACGTGGATCCTGAAGCATTCAAACAGATTCGACAG GCAATTATCACCCTCATTCTGGCCACCGACATGGCCAGACACGGAGAGATACTAGACTCCTTTAAGCAAAAAGTGGACAACTTTGACTTCACCAACGAAGAGCATGTCACATGT ctgaaGATGGTTTTGATCAAGTGCTGTGATATTTCCAACGAAGTGAGGCCAACTGAGGTAGCTGAGCCATGGGTGGACTGTCTACTGGAGGAGTACTTCATGCAG AGTGACAGGGAGAAGTCTGAGGGTCTTCCTGTGGCCCCCTTCATGGACAGAGATAAAGTCACCAAACCCACTGCTCAGATTGGATTCATCAAGTTTGTCCTCATCCCAATGTTTGAAACTGTCATGAAG CTTTTCCCTCAGATTGAGGAGATCATGGTTCAGCCTTTGAGAGACTCTCGTGACCACTATGAGGAGCTGAAACAGATTGACGATGCCATGACAGAG gcacagaagaaaaaaactgaaaatatgtcatTAGGCGGGAAGAAGAAGTAA